In one Candidatus Methylomirabilota bacterium genomic region, the following are encoded:
- a CDS encoding glycerol-3-phosphate dehydrogenase/oxidase has product MSRLNGIDTATFDAVVIGGGMAGAGVARDLVLRGASVALFEKGDFASGTSSKSSKLIHGGLRYLELFDFRLVRESLREKKTLERLAPHLVRPLPFLVPVYRGSKRGLITVRIGMWLYDLLTPGKERERFRVVRAVDALALEPSIQARDLRGAGYYFDDLLLFPERLCLENALSAARHGARVHNYCEVEEVTRGPGGIDGVRVRDLLTGRVHAVRAPVIVNCAGPWVDRLRELAGVSEAGRSILRTTKGIHCMLPRMTDRAVYLSTGDDRMIFVIPWREFSMVGTTDTDFDGDPDRLWATRTEVEYLLDAVRPALPDPRVAFDQVVYTWAGVRPLAFEEGASASKVSRDHKVVVEGPEGRFLSITGTKLTCFRSLAEEVGDRVMGALGRRVPSRTAGLTLDGLDDEAGKLEARAWMDVSEEIAATGLSRETLQILVETYGRGYPRVLELAKKLPDGTARLCPQNAEILAQLHHAVGEEMAVSLQDFLLRRTAIGQSACLGLDCYETIGSRMGALLGWSPRRLDAELDAYRGCVDRSLRFRGP; this is encoded by the coding sequence GTGAGCCGGCTGAACGGGATCGATACCGCGACTTTCGACGCCGTGGTGATAGGCGGCGGGATGGCGGGCGCGGGCGTGGCGCGCGACCTGGTCCTGCGCGGCGCTTCGGTCGCCCTCTTCGAAAAGGGCGACTTCGCCTCCGGCACCTCCTCCAAGTCCTCCAAGCTTATCCACGGCGGCCTGCGCTACCTCGAGCTGTTCGACTTCCGGCTCGTCCGCGAATCTCTCCGCGAGAAGAAGACGCTCGAGCGGTTGGCGCCGCACCTCGTGCGCCCGCTGCCCTTCCTGGTCCCGGTCTACCGCGGCTCCAAGCGCGGGCTCATCACCGTTCGCATCGGCATGTGGCTCTACGACCTCCTGACGCCGGGCAAGGAGCGGGAGCGCTTCCGCGTGGTCCGGGCGGTGGACGCGCTCGCCCTCGAGCCGTCCATCCAGGCGCGGGACCTCCGCGGCGCCGGCTACTACTTCGACGACCTCCTGCTCTTCCCCGAGCGGCTCTGCCTCGAGAACGCGCTGTCCGCCGCCCGCCACGGCGCCCGCGTGCACAACTACTGCGAGGTGGAAGAGGTCACGCGCGGTCCCGGCGGCATCGACGGCGTGCGGGTGCGCGATCTCCTGACGGGCCGGGTGCACGCGGTGCGGGCCCCAGTCATCGTGAACTGCGCCGGGCCCTGGGTCGACCGCCTGCGCGAGCTGGCGGGCGTGAGCGAGGCGGGTCGATCCATCCTCCGGACGACCAAGGGCATCCACTGCATGCTGCCGCGCATGACGGACCGGGCCGTCTACCTCTCCACGGGCGACGACCGCATGATCTTCGTGATCCCGTGGCGCGAGTTCTCCATGGTCGGCACGACGGACACCGATTTCGACGGCGACCCGGACCGTCTCTGGGCCACGCGCACAGAGGTCGAGTACCTGCTGGATGCCGTCCGCCCCGCGCTGCCCGACCCGCGCGTGGCTTTCGACCAGGTCGTCTATACGTGGGCCGGGGTGAGGCCGCTGGCCTTCGAGGAGGGCGCCTCCGCCTCCAAGGTCTCCCGCGACCACAAGGTCGTGGTCGAGGGACCGGAAGGCCGCTTCCTTTCCATCACGGGCACCAAGCTGACCTGCTTCAGGAGCCTGGCCGAGGAGGTCGGGGATCGCGTGATGGGCGCGCTCGGCCGCCGGGTGCCCTCGCGGACGGCCGGGCTCACACTCGACGGGCTCGACGACGAAGCCGGCAAGCTCGAGGCGCGGGCGTGGATGGACGTGTCCGAGGAGATCGCTGCGACGGGATTGTCGCGCGAGACCCTCCAGATCCTCGTGGAGACCTACGGCCGGGGCTACCCGCGCGTGCTCGAGCTGGCGAAGAAGCTTCCCGACGGCACCGCGCGGCTGTGCCCCCAGAACGCGGAGATTCTGGCTCAGCTGCACCATGCGGTGGGCGAGGAGATGGCCGTCTCGCTCCAGGACTTTCTCCTGCGGCGCACCGCCATCGGCCAGAGCGCCTGCCTCGGCCTCGACTGCTACGAGACGATAGGCTCGCGCATGGGCGCGCTCCTCGGCTGGTCCCCGCGCCGGCTCGACGCCGAGCTCGACGCCTACCGCGGCTGCGTGGACCGGAGCCTGAGGTTCCGGGGCCCCTGA
- a CDS encoding HAD-IIA family hydrolase produces MAVRFPYRGWLFDLDGTVYLGEALIPGAAEVIAALRADGRRVGFLSNKPLQTREDYAAKLSRLGVPASADDVINSSLVLARHLRALDPGAPVFVIGEPAMLAEMRAHGFEVRDDERVRWVVIAFDRTFTYAKLNTALQAVKQGARLIATNPDRTCPVEGGEIPDCAGMIAAVEAVTDRKVEVIVGKPSPIILEVALQALGCPASESVIVGDRIETDMVMGRRMGLATILVLSGVTRPDDPRIAALAPDHVLRSVRELIA; encoded by the coding sequence GTGGCTGTCAGGTTTCCCTACCGCGGCTGGCTCTTCGACCTCGACGGCACCGTCTACCTCGGCGAGGCGCTGATCCCCGGCGCGGCGGAGGTCATCGCCGCGCTGCGCGCCGACGGCAGGCGCGTGGGTTTTCTCTCCAACAAGCCGCTGCAGACCCGCGAGGACTATGCCGCCAAGCTCAGCCGCCTGGGCGTGCCGGCCTCGGCCGACGACGTGATCAACTCGTCGCTCGTCCTCGCGCGCCACCTCCGCGCGCTCGACCCTGGCGCGCCGGTTTTCGTCATCGGCGAGCCGGCGATGCTGGCGGAGATGCGCGCGCACGGCTTCGAGGTGCGCGACGACGAGCGCGTGCGGTGGGTGGTGATCGCCTTCGACCGGACCTTCACGTACGCGAAGCTGAACACGGCGCTCCAGGCCGTGAAGCAGGGCGCGCGGCTCATCGCGACCAACCCGGACCGTACCTGCCCGGTCGAGGGCGGCGAGATCCCCGACTGCGCCGGCATGATCGCCGCCGTCGAAGCTGTCACCGACCGCAAAGTCGAGGTCATCGTGGGCAAGCCCTCGCCCATCATCCTCGAGGTCGCGCTCCAGGCCCTCGGCTGCCCCGCATCGGAGTCCGTCATCGTCGGCGACCGCATCGAGACCGACATGGTCATGGGCAGGCGGATGGGACTCGCGACCATTCTCGTCCTCTCCGGCGTCACGCGCCCCGACGACCCGCGAATCGCCGCGCTCGCTCCCGACCACGTGCTACGATCGGTCCGGGAGCTGATCGCGTGA
- a CDS encoding NADH-quinone oxidoreductase subunit N, whose translation MTDSILLPVVSLRVIAPAAVLAVTGFVLMLLDLLPPRQRREHMAFVGLAGVAAALVATVLLWGSEESGFQGMVVLDNFTLFLTLVIGYATGLVLLLSIDYLQRLGMETGEFYILVLFAATGMVVMAGANDLIVVFLGLETMSLALYVLAGIFRTRIEAGEASMKYFLLGAFASGFFLYGIALIYGATGSTNFNKIGAAVAAGAARDPLLLIGFGLLLVGFGFKISAVPFHMWTADVYEGAPTSVTAFIATGSKAAAFAALVRVLLTAMRPVQGEWAWLFWGLAVLSMTLGNVVAIAQQNLKRMLAYSSIAHVGYMLIGIVAGGSLGNGGVLFYLLVYTFTTAGAFGVILLLERGGEEAVRLGDTAGLAVRHPLAALALSVFLLSLVGIPPTAGFVGKFYLFGAAVRSGYIWLAVIGVLNSAVAAYYYLRVIVSMYMREPEGTPTVLAPSFAGALALVVALWGVIQLGIMPAPIFDLAQSAVLPLLR comes from the coding sequence ATGACCGATTCCATCCTGCTCCCCGTGGTGAGCCTGCGCGTCATCGCGCCGGCCGCGGTGCTGGCGGTGACGGGCTTCGTCCTCATGCTGCTCGATCTCCTGCCGCCGCGGCAGCGCCGCGAGCACATGGCCTTCGTGGGGCTGGCGGGGGTCGCCGCCGCGCTCGTCGCCACGGTGCTGCTCTGGGGCTCGGAAGAGTCCGGCTTTCAGGGCATGGTCGTGCTCGACAACTTCACCCTCTTCCTGACGCTCGTCATCGGGTACGCGACGGGGCTGGTGCTGCTCCTGTCGATCGACTACCTGCAGCGCCTGGGGATGGAGACGGGCGAGTTCTACATCCTCGTGCTGTTCGCCGCCACGGGCATGGTCGTGATGGCCGGCGCCAACGACCTGATCGTCGTCTTCCTCGGGCTCGAGACCATGTCGCTGGCGCTGTACGTCCTGGCGGGCATCTTCCGCACACGGATCGAGGCGGGCGAGGCCTCGATGAAGTACTTCCTGCTGGGCGCCTTCGCCTCGGGTTTTTTCCTCTACGGCATCGCGCTGATCTACGGCGCGACGGGTTCGACCAATTTCAACAAGATCGGCGCGGCCGTCGCCGCGGGGGCGGCGCGCGACCCGCTGCTCCTGATCGGCTTCGGGCTCCTCCTGGTGGGCTTCGGCTTCAAGATCTCCGCGGTGCCGTTCCACATGTGGACGGCGGACGTCTACGAGGGCGCCCCCACGTCGGTGACGGCGTTCATCGCCACCGGGTCCAAGGCCGCGGCCTTCGCGGCGCTGGTGCGGGTGCTGCTCACGGCGATGCGGCCGGTCCAGGGCGAGTGGGCGTGGCTCTTCTGGGGGCTGGCGGTGCTGAGCATGACGCTCGGCAACGTGGTCGCGATCGCCCAGCAGAACCTCAAGCGCATGCTCGCGTACTCCTCCATCGCCCACGTCGGCTACATGCTGATCGGCATCGTCGCGGGCGGCTCCCTCGGCAACGGCGGCGTGCTCTTCTATCTTCTCGTGTACACGTTCACGACGGCCGGCGCCTTCGGCGTGATCCTGCTGCTCGAGCGCGGCGGCGAGGAGGCCGTGCGCCTCGGGGACACGGCGGGTCTGGCGGTGCGCCACCCGCTGGCCGCGCTCGCGCTGTCAGTGTTCCTGCTCTCGCTGGTCGGCATCCCGCCGACGGCGGGTTTCGTCGGCAAGTTCTACCTGTTCGGCGCCGCGGTCCGGTCGGGCTACATCTGGCTGGCGGTCATCGGCGTGCTCAACTCGGCCGTGGCGGCCTACTACTACCTGCGCGTCATCGTCAGCATGTACATGCGCGAGCCGGAAGGGACGCCGACCGTGCTCGCGCCCTCCTTCGCGGGCGCGCTCGCCCTGGTCGTCGCCCTCTGGGGCGTGATCCAGCTCGGGATCATGCCCGCGCCGATCTTCGATCTGGCACAGTCAGCGGTTCTCCCCCTGTTGCGGTAG
- a CDS encoding NADH-quinone oxidoreductase subunit M: protein MRAVLSAVTFLPVVGAALIFVLPRRWEGLVKVTALATSLVTFAVSVPLFTRFDASLSAYQFVEQRAWMPTLGVSYHLGVDGISLLLVLLTTFLMPLVLLSSWHSIERRWKEFAITMLLLETGMLGVFVALDLFLFYVFWEAMLIPMYLIIGIWGGPNRVYAAVKFILYTLSGSLLMLVAILALYFLHGAATGAYTFDLPVLVRYVLPAGRAQNLMFLAFALAFAIKVPMWPFHTWLPDAHTEAPTPGSVILAGVLLKMGTYGFLRFCLPLFPQATMTFAPWMFALAVIGIIYGAWVSTVQADMKKLVAYSSVSHLGFVVLGLFTLNPQGMVGAIIQMVNHGLSTGALFLIVGMLYERRHTRLIADYGGLWSVVPALSAIFLIVTLSSIGLPGLNGFVGEFLILVGAFQVHRPAAVLATTGIIFAAVYLLWMYQRVIFGEVTHEENRRLPDLSLREWVILVPVLVFIVWIGVYPVAFTGKTEASVQALITQVQTKAAASAAMVAR, encoded by the coding sequence GTGAGAGCGGTCCTCTCGGCGGTGACCTTCCTGCCCGTGGTCGGCGCCGCCCTCATCTTCGTCCTGCCGCGCCGCTGGGAGGGCCTGGTCAAGGTGACGGCCCTCGCGACGAGCCTCGTGACCTTCGCGGTCTCGGTGCCGCTGTTCACGCGCTTCGACGCGTCGCTGTCCGCCTACCAGTTCGTCGAGCAGCGCGCGTGGATGCCCACCCTCGGCGTCTCGTACCACCTGGGCGTGGACGGGATCAGCCTGCTGCTGGTGCTGCTGACGACCTTCCTGATGCCGCTCGTCCTGCTCTCCTCGTGGCACTCGATCGAGCGGCGTTGGAAGGAGTTCGCGATCACGATGCTGCTGCTCGAAACGGGAATGCTTGGCGTGTTCGTGGCGCTCGACCTCTTCCTCTTCTACGTCTTCTGGGAGGCGATGCTGATCCCGATGTACCTCATCATCGGGATCTGGGGCGGTCCGAATCGCGTGTACGCGGCGGTGAAGTTCATTCTCTACACGCTCTCCGGCTCGCTGCTGATGCTGGTCGCCATCCTCGCGCTCTACTTCCTCCACGGGGCGGCGACGGGCGCCTACACCTTCGACCTGCCCGTGCTCGTGCGCTACGTGCTGCCCGCCGGCCGGGCGCAGAACCTCATGTTTCTCGCTTTCGCGCTGGCCTTCGCCATCAAGGTGCCGATGTGGCCGTTCCACACCTGGCTGCCTGACGCTCACACCGAGGCGCCCACGCCGGGCAGCGTGATCCTGGCGGGCGTGCTGCTGAAGATGGGCACGTACGGATTCCTCCGCTTCTGCCTGCCGCTCTTCCCCCAGGCGACGATGACCTTCGCGCCGTGGATGTTCGCGCTGGCCGTGATCGGCATCATCTACGGCGCCTGGGTCTCGACCGTGCAGGCCGACATGAAGAAACTGGTCGCCTACTCGAGCGTCAGCCATCTGGGCTTCGTGGTGCTCGGACTGTTCACGCTGAACCCGCAGGGCATGGTCGGCGCGATCATCCAGATGGTCAACCACGGCCTCTCGACGGGCGCGCTCTTCCTGATCGTGGGCATGCTCTACGAGCGGCGGCACACCCGGCTCATCGCCGACTACGGCGGGCTGTGGAGCGTCGTGCCGGCGCTCTCGGCGATCTTCCTCATCGTGACCTTGTCCTCCATCGGCCTGCCGGGGCTCAACGGGTTCGTGGGCGAGTTCCTCATCCTGGTCGGCGCCTTCCAGGTTCACCGGCCGGCGGCTGTTCTGGCGACGACGGGGATCATCTTCGCCGCCGTCTACCTCCTGTGGATGTACCAGCGGGTGATCTTCGGCGAGGTGACGCATGAAGAGAACCGCCGGCTTCCGGACCTGTCGCTCCGCGAGTGGGTGATCCTGGTGCCCGTGCTTGTCTTCATCGTCTGGATCGGCGTGTACCCGGTCGCGTTCACGGGCAAGACCGAGGCGAGCGTCCAGGCGCTGATCACCCAGGTCCAGACGAAAGCGGCCGCGTCGGCCGCGATGGTCGCCCGATGA
- the nuoL gene encoding NADH-quinone oxidoreductase subunit L, whose protein sequence is MSRLVWLIPLFPLAGALANALFGRLTGRFAHWIAVPALGLSFVVSCFIFARVLHGETYVGQLFPWISAGGFKTAVAVQVDQLSAVMLLVVTGVGFLIHLYSAGYMHGDAGFARFFTYLNLFVFSMVMLVLAGDFLLLYVFWEAVGLCSYLLIGFWYQKQSASDAGKKAFIVNRVGDFGFGLGIMLIWTTFGTLTYGEVFAKATDAVGGGTYLAIALLLFMGACGKSAQLPLFTWLPDAMEGPTPVSALIHAATMVTAGVYMVARCHKLFEMAPLSLEIVAWVGGLTALFAASIGLAQTDIKRVLAYSTISQLGYMFAAVGVGAYAAGIFHLVTHAFFKALLFLGAGSVIHGLHGEQDLRKMGGIAPRMLVTTVTFLVGAIGLAGIPPFAGFFSKDEILASAFHGGHVALWAVLLLGVLLTAFYTARVVLLAFFGSPRMSKEEAHHIHESPAVMTLPLGALALLTALAGIVGVPSSQGTAFARFLAPVLPLHLAEHGGVTALALAAVSVVVAVGGVFFAGLVYGRGPVDASRIGVPRNVVHRIVLNKYYVDEIYDALFVRPIYRLCLWCARVVDVKVIDGLVNGVASAVVAWALGLRRIQTGFVMNYAFGMLLGAVALVAFLLVARP, encoded by the coding sequence ATGTCGCGACTCGTCTGGCTGATCCCGCTCTTCCCGCTCGCGGGCGCGCTGGCCAACGCGCTCTTCGGTCGCCTCACCGGACGCTTCGCGCACTGGATCGCCGTCCCCGCGCTCGGTCTATCCTTCGTCGTCTCGTGCTTCATCTTCGCGCGCGTGCTCCACGGCGAGACGTACGTGGGCCAGCTCTTTCCATGGATCAGCGCGGGCGGATTCAAGACGGCGGTTGCGGTGCAGGTGGACCAGCTCTCGGCCGTCATGCTGCTCGTCGTCACCGGCGTGGGCTTCCTGATCCACCTTTACTCGGCCGGCTACATGCACGGGGATGCCGGCTTCGCCCGCTTCTTCACCTACCTCAACCTCTTCGTCTTCTCCATGGTCATGCTGGTGCTGGCGGGCGACTTCCTCCTCCTCTACGTCTTCTGGGAGGCGGTCGGCCTCTGCTCGTACCTCCTGATCGGCTTCTGGTACCAGAAGCAGTCGGCCTCGGACGCGGGCAAGAAGGCGTTCATCGTGAACCGGGTGGGCGACTTCGGCTTCGGCCTCGGCATCATGCTCATCTGGACGACGTTCGGCACGCTGACGTACGGCGAGGTTTTTGCCAAGGCGACCGACGCCGTCGGCGGCGGCACGTACCTCGCGATCGCGCTGCTGCTCTTCATGGGCGCATGCGGCAAGTCGGCCCAGCTGCCGCTCTTCACCTGGCTGCCCGACGCGATGGAGGGCCCGACGCCGGTGTCGGCCCTGATCCACGCGGCCACGATGGTGACGGCGGGCGTGTACATGGTCGCGCGCTGCCACAAGCTGTTCGAGATGGCGCCGCTCTCGCTCGAGATCGTCGCCTGGGTCGGCGGCTTGACCGCGCTCTTCGCGGCCAGCATCGGGCTCGCGCAGACGGACATCAAGCGCGTGCTCGCGTATTCGACCATCAGCCAGCTGGGCTACATGTTCGCGGCCGTGGGCGTCGGCGCGTACGCGGCGGGCATCTTCCACCTCGTGACCCACGCGTTCTTCAAGGCGCTTCTCTTCCTGGGGGCGGGCAGCGTCATCCACGGTCTCCACGGCGAGCAGGACCTGCGCAAGATGGGCGGGATCGCCCCGCGCATGCTCGTCACCACCGTCACGTTTCTCGTCGGCGCGATCGGCCTGGCGGGCATCCCGCCCTTTGCCGGCTTCTTCTCCAAGGACGAGATTCTGGCCTCGGCGTTCCACGGCGGACACGTGGCGCTCTGGGCCGTTCTCCTGCTGGGCGTGCTGCTGACCGCGTTCTACACGGCGCGCGTGGTCCTGCTGGCCTTCTTCGGTTCGCCGCGCATGTCCAAGGAGGAGGCGCACCACATCCACGAGTCGCCGGCTGTGATGACGCTGCCGCTGGGGGCGCTGGCCCTCCTCACGGCCCTGGCGGGCATCGTCGGCGTGCCGTCCTCCCAGGGCACGGCCTTCGCGCGCTTCCTGGCGCCGGTGCTGCCGCTTCATCTGGCGGAGCACGGCGGCGTGACGGCGCTCGCGCTGGCGGCCGTGTCGGTCGTGGTGGCCGTGGGCGGCGTCTTCTTCGCGGGGCTCGTCTATGGCCGCGGCCCGGTGGATGCTTCTCGCATCGGCGTGCCGCGCAACGTGGTGCACCGGATCGTGCTGAACAAATACTACGTGGACGAGATCTACGACGCGCTCTTCGTCCGGCCCATCTACCGTCTCTGCCTCTGGTGCGCCCGCGTCGTCGACGTCAAGGTGATCGACGGCCTCGTCAACGGGGTCGCGTCGGCCGTCGTCGCCTGGGCGCTGGGGCTGCGCCGGATCCAGACGGGCTTCGTGATGAACTACGCTTTCGGCATGCTCCTGGGCGCGGTCGCCCTGGTCGCCTTCCTCCTCGTGGCGCGCCCGTGA
- a CDS encoding ABC transporter permease, translated as MAIRALDVTVPYALGEERGWGGALWLFVRRNPLGAAGGVLMLLLILAAALAGILATHNPIRTSMRVLVAPGAEFWLGTDNLGRDLWSRVVYGARISLLVGVSSTLMGAVTGGLIGLVSGYVGGKTDLIAQRLMDIMQALPILVLALVMAAALGPSLINTIIAISVVIAPRAARVVRASVLAIREFAFIEAARALGVSHSRVAFLHILPNTFGPFVVLVTAQLGGAILAEAALSFLGLGIPEPYPSWGRMLSIAAAEYAQKAPWLVIYPGLAISVAVFGTNLLGDALRDTLDPRLRGS; from the coding sequence ATGGCAATCCGCGCGCTGGACGTCACGGTTCCCTACGCCCTCGGGGAGGAGCGCGGATGGGGTGGCGCCCTCTGGCTGTTCGTGCGAAGGAATCCGCTCGGCGCGGCCGGTGGGGTCCTGATGCTGCTCCTGATCCTCGCGGCGGCCCTCGCCGGGATTCTCGCCACCCACAACCCGATCCGCACCTCGATGCGCGTGCTGGTGGCGCCGGGCGCCGAGTTCTGGCTGGGGACGGACAACCTCGGCCGCGATCTCTGGAGCCGGGTCGTGTACGGTGCCCGCATCTCGCTCCTCGTGGGGGTCTCCTCCACGCTCATGGGGGCGGTGACGGGGGGGCTGATCGGGCTCGTGTCAGGCTACGTCGGAGGCAAGACGGACCTGATCGCCCAGCGGCTGATGGACATCATGCAGGCGCTTCCCATCCTGGTCCTGGCCTTGGTCATGGCGGCGGCCCTCGGCCCCTCGCTCATCAATACCATCATCGCCATCTCGGTGGTGATCGCGCCGCGCGCTGCCCGCGTCGTTCGCGCCAGCGTGCTTGCCATTCGCGAATTTGCCTTCATCGAGGCGGCCCGCGCCTTGGGCGTCAGCCATTCGCGGGTCGCCTTCCTTCACATCCTGCCGAACACCTTCGGGCCCTTCGTCGTGCTGGTCACCGCCCAGCTCGGCGGCGCCATCCTGGCCGAGGCGGCGCTCTCGTTCCTCGGACTCGGCATTCCGGAGCCCTACCCGTCCTGGGGGCGGATGCTGTCGATCGCCGCCGCCGAGTACGCTCAGAAGGCGCCGTGGCTCGTGATCTACCCCGGACTCGCCATCAGCGTGGCCGTCTTCGGCACGAACCTGCTGGGCGACGCGCTCCGCGACACGCTGGACCCGCGGCTCCGCGGCTCCTGA
- a CDS encoding ABC transporter permease, protein MRVYVFKRLVIAGVTLLGMSMLIFVLMRLAPGNITDIVFESAGYVDEADRKRLEAELGIDKPVAVQYAHWLGEFVRGDLGKSYRYDLPAWEVIKPRLPVTLELAVLAIGFSVLLGVPAGVISATRRGRPLDYALRVLSLAGLSMPSFWLGMIVILLLVRSLGVIPSMTYVSPFENLGANLFQFLLPGLAVGYRSSALIMRITRSAMLEVLREDYIRTAWAKGQRETQVVWRHAFKNASLPVVTLIGIEFAFLIGGLIVTETVFNLPGVARYLVDAIQVRDYPIVQNLVMLIAVVVVLANLAVDLLYTWLDPRIKYGSA, encoded by the coding sequence ATGCGTGTCTACGTCTTCAAGCGTCTCGTCATCGCCGGCGTCACCCTCCTGGGGATGTCCATGCTCATCTTTGTCCTCATGCGTCTGGCGCCCGGCAATATCACCGACATCGTGTTCGAGTCGGCCGGCTATGTCGACGAGGCGGACCGCAAGCGCCTGGAGGCGGAGCTGGGAATCGACAAGCCCGTCGCCGTGCAGTACGCGCACTGGCTCGGCGAATTCGTCCGCGGTGATCTCGGCAAGTCGTATCGCTACGACCTTCCCGCGTGGGAGGTGATCAAGCCTCGACTGCCCGTCACGCTGGAGCTGGCGGTGCTGGCCATCGGCTTCTCGGTGCTTCTCGGCGTGCCGGCGGGCGTGATCAGCGCCACGCGGCGGGGCCGTCCGCTCGACTACGCGCTGCGCGTCCTGTCCCTCGCCGGCCTGTCCATGCCGTCCTTCTGGCTCGGCATGATCGTGATCCTGCTGCTCGTCCGTTCGCTCGGCGTGATCCCGTCGATGACCTACGTCTCGCCATTCGAGAACCTGGGCGCCAATCTATTCCAGTTCCTCCTACCGGGGCTGGCGGTGGGCTACCGCAGCTCCGCCCTCATCATGCGCATCACCCGCTCGGCCATGCTCGAGGTGCTGCGGGAGGACTATATCCGGACGGCGTGGGCCAAGGGCCAGCGGGAGACCCAGGTGGTATGGCGGCACGCCTTCAAGAACGCCTCGCTGCCCGTCGTCACGCTCATCGGCATCGAGTTCGCGTTCCTCATCGGGGGCCTGATCGTCACCGAGACCGTCTTCAACCTGCCCGGCGTGGCGCGCTACCTGGTCGACGCCATCCAGGTCCGCGACTACCCGATCGTTCAGAACCTGGTCATGCTGATCGCGGTGGTGGTGGTGCTGGCCAACCTCGCCGTCGATCTCCTTTACACGTGGCTCGACCCGCGGATCAAGTACGGAAGCGCCTGA
- a CDS encoding ABC transporter substrate-binding protein, with the protein MTVSRPLVLLLSLVSVLTLLGPMAPARAQAPKYGGVLVTHPLSATPSLSPHEESTVATTQQASPCFNNLVYYDPAKKQESVDTLIPELAEKWSWQDGHRNLVFFLRRDVRWHDGKPFTSQDVKYTFDMVRGAADAKAKLKVNPRKLWFENIDAIEAPDPYTVVFRLKRPQPSLLLMLASGYSPVYPAHVPLAEFKNRCVGTGPFKLKENKPGEYIEYVKNPDYFVKGRPYLDGIKFVVIRDRSTQIAAVQSGQLDVAGTGWNRTNAEDAKAGAPKLVLVEMDNNVNDNVLINFKKPPFNDRRVRQAINLALDRKAYLVGPRQGAATFGGALLPRPAGVWGLPAVEVARLAGMGDPAKQKAEARKLLAEAGFGPGNPLKFTLSTRALALYVDTASWMVDQLQQIGVEATLEQIETGVWHPKMTRLEYQVALNLTGIGIDDPDAQLFENYRCGSQRNFSGYCSEEIDRLMVEQSQTLDRVKRLALVNEIDRKLQADGARPILGWAKQHYVLWPHVKGWVVHENSIYNVSRRQDVWLDK; encoded by the coding sequence ATGACAGTTTCGCGACCGCTCGTCCTGCTGCTCTCCCTGGTATCCGTCCTCACATTGCTCGGCCCGATGGCCCCAGCCAGGGCGCAGGCCCCTAAATACGGAGGGGTGCTCGTCACCCACCCGCTGTCCGCGACGCCGAGCCTCTCCCCCCACGAAGAGTCCACCGTCGCCACGACCCAGCAGGCCAGCCCCTGCTTCAACAACCTCGTCTACTACGATCCAGCCAAGAAGCAGGAGAGCGTCGACACGCTGATTCCCGAGCTGGCGGAGAAGTGGTCGTGGCAGGACGGCCACCGGAACCTGGTCTTCTTCCTCCGCCGGGACGTCAGGTGGCATGACGGCAAGCCCTTCACGTCGCAGGACGTGAAGTACACCTTCGACATGGTGCGGGGGGCCGCCGACGCCAAGGCCAAGCTCAAAGTCAACCCGCGCAAGCTCTGGTTCGAGAACATCGACGCGATCGAGGCGCCGGACCCGTACACGGTGGTCTTCCGGCTCAAGCGGCCGCAGCCGTCGCTCCTCCTCATGCTGGCTTCGGGCTACTCGCCCGTCTACCCGGCGCACGTGCCGCTCGCCGAGTTCAAGAACCGCTGCGTCGGCACCGGGCCGTTCAAGCTCAAGGAAAACAAGCCCGGCGAGTACATCGAGTACGTGAAGAACCCCGACTACTTCGTCAAGGGCCGGCCGTACCTCGACGGGATCAAGTTCGTGGTCATCCGGGACCGCTCGACCCAGATCGCGGCGGTCCAGTCGGGCCAGCTCGATGTCGCGGGCACCGGCTGGAACCGGACGAATGCCGAGGACGCCAAGGCGGGCGCGCCGAAGCTCGTCCTGGTCGAGATGGACAACAACGTCAACGACAATGTCCTCATCAACTTCAAGAAGCCGCCATTCAACGACCGCCGGGTGCGGCAGGCGATCAATCTGGCGCTGGACCGCAAGGCGTACCTGGTGGGGCCGCGGCAGGGCGCGGCCACGTTCGGCGGAGCCTTGCTGCCGCGGCCGGCCGGAGTCTGGGGGCTGCCCGCCGTCGAGGTGGCCCGGCTCGCCGGGATGGGTGATCCGGCCAAGCAAAAGGCCGAGGCCAGGAAGCTCCTCGCCGAGGCCGGCTTCGGCCCTGGCAATCCGCTCAAGTTCACGCTGTCCACCCGCGCGCTCGCGCTGTACGTGGACACCGCGAGCTGGATGGTCGACCAGCTCCAGCAGATCGGGGTCGAGGCCACCCTCGAGCAGATCGAGACCGGGGTCTGGCACCCGAAGATGACCCGGCTCGAGTACCAGGTCGCGCTGAACCTCACCGGCATCGGCATCGACGACCCCGACGCCCAGCTCTTCGAGAACTACCGGTGCGGATCGCAGCGGAACTTCTCCGGCTACTGCTCGGAGGAGATCGACCGGCTCATGGTCGAGCAGTCGCAGACCCTGGACCGGGTCAAGCGGCTCGCGCTGGTCAACGAGATCGATCGAAAGCTCCAGGCGGACGGGGCGCGACCGATCCTCGGCTGGGCCAAGCAGCACTATGTGCTGTGGCCGCACGTCAAGGGCTGGGTCGTGCACGAGAACTCCATCTACAACGTGAGCCGGCGCCAGGACGTCTGGCTGGACAAGTAA